ATTTTTGTGAGGAGAAATTTTTCGACGATGAACATTATTTAAAAAAGTCTCCTGGGCCATCGCTTCCAATAATTCCAGACATAAATATCTTTCATTATTCAACACTTTTGTAATGGCCCCAACTATTTCCTCAGCAGATGCATTCTGGGTAAGAAAGCCATTTGCTCCTGCTATCAAATAGCTTATAGCATGCGGATAATGCAGATTTTTCGCAAAAACTAAAATTCGTACTTTGGGAGAAAATTCCCGGATATCACCAATAAGTTCATCAAGCTGACCCAGATTTGATCCAAGTATAACCAGATTGAGATCGGAATTTTGTTTTACTGCGAGTAATGTCTCATCCAGTGAGCTGGTTTGTATTGGCTCTTCAACAATAAAACTTTCACTCGCTAATTCCAGCAGCCCCACTCTAACAATTGCATGACTGTCGGCAATCAATATTTTCCATTTATTCATACTCATTCACACTGGGGGCAGAACATCACCCGGATACTCTAAAATTTTATCAAAATAAATTCCTGTCATTCAACTGAATCAGCAGCAATTGAAATATTGTGTATTTACGATAAAATTAACTACATAGATTTAGGTAATTGAAGAAATAATGAAATATTGTTGCAAAAGATAAAAAACGCTCTCAAAACGCCAGTTTTGTATCATTATAAAATCTGATAGTTATAATTTTCAAACAGATTTATCTGGTAATCAAAGCTTAGAAATTAATCTTCGGAACCAATTTCAATAGAACTTATGTTAATTGAACTCACATGTTGAAAGGATATTTTCGGATCGGAAACAAGCTTTTTTCTACTTCAACGTTTTGTGATATAACGTATTCCCCGGTCCTCTTAGCTGAATCTTATATTAAATCATTTAAGTATTCGAGATGACAAAAGCACAGGTTGTAGTTTTAGTAATGGTTGTTGCGCTTAGCGTTTCCTTTGGCTTTCAAAAAATTAATCCACTTTTCGTTTCTTCTTCTTACCAGATTCAAAAAGATACAGTTTCCATAGATTCCGATTCGGTTGAAAAACCGGAATGGGCGATGTTGTATGATTCTCTTGATTTAAAAAAACAGGGACTTTCTGAAACCGCATTTTTATATGCCTGGTACGGATTTCACAAAATGAAACTTGACAAGCAGATCATGGCCATTGCTGATTTCAGCCAGTCGTCCTGCAAGAAAAGATTATATGTAATTGACCTGATCAAGAAAAAACTGATACTAAATACCTTCGTCGCGCACGGCAGAAATTCGGGACAGGAATATGCGAAAGAATTTTCCAATGATAATTCATCGTTCCAGTCAAGTCTTGGATTTTACAAAACATTGGGAACTTATCAGGGCAAACACGGACTTTCTCTTCGTTTGGAAGGACTGGAAAAAGGTATCAATGATCGCGCCTATGAACGTGCTATCGTCATGCACGGAGCGGATTATGTCAGCGAAGATTTTATAAAAAACACCGGTCGTTTGGGAAGAAGCCAGGGCTGCCCTGCCGTTTCAATTGCGGATAGCAAAAAGCTAATCCAGCTTTTATACGATGGAGCCGGCCTCTTTATTTATTCCCAAAACCCGCGTTATTTCAAATCTTCAGCTTTGTTATCCGGCATCAATATGATCAAAGAAAAAGGTCAGACTCTTGGCGCATCCCTTTTGTACACATCAGCAAAATAAAGAAGATCACCTTTTTCGTTACAGTCGGCTCCCAGGTATAAAAGGAAAACAGGAATACGTTTTTTCAATTTATGCCATTTTGGGGGGATTGATGTTGTATCCGGTTCCATCAAGGAATCATTATCCAGCAATTGTTCACCAGCCATAAAGTTGGCAAGTTCTGTCGGGTGTTGTACTCTCACACATCCGTGACTTCTCCATCTCTGGTCTGTATTGAAAAGATACCGGGCATTTGTATCGTGTAGATAAATGGCAAGCGGATTTTTAATTTCAACTTTCAATAATCCAAGCGAATTATCACCACCGGTTTCCTGGCGGAAGCGGTATGGAAATTCTTCCGGCGTCATAGATTCCCAGTCAATTTCTCCGGCATCTACAACCTGTCCTTTTTTATCAATTACCTCAATTTTATTTCTCGACAAATACTCTTCATCCTTCGCTGCTTTTGGGAAAATTTCTTTTATCGCGATACTTTTTGGTACGTTCCAGTATGGATGCGTAACAATGCTCGTAGCATAAGTATCAATTGTAGGCGTTTGTGTATCAAATTTTCCGGCAACAGTCCTCATGGTAATACCATCTTTTCCATCAGCATCCATTCCTGTTAAATAAGCACCACGGATATTAACCATCACCAAACGCGGTGCATCACCGGCTTGTCTGTGAATCCAGCGATATGCGTTGATCGATTCGGCAACCACAGCTGCACTATCCTTTTTATTTTCGCCGATCAGTCTTGTGTAATGACGTTTCAGGTTTTTATAAACCGGATATTCAGGTTCCAGTTTTTCCATCACTTTTTCAAGCGATTCACCTTTTACCAAAGCAATGGCTGCTTCTTTTAAAATAACCGTATCTGCTTTTACTTTTTTGTTGATATATCTTAATGAAGGCTGATGACCGTAACCGGTTTCTTCAAGCAACGCAAATACAGGCGCATCGGATTCTTTGAAAGCAAATTTTTCCGTTTTCACTCCCGCATTTCCTGCGTATTCCAGCAATGCAGTATATTTCTTTTCTTTACTTAATTCCTTCACCAGCTCTTGTGTTGTCATCTTTTCAACATCCTTTTTACAGGATTGCAGAACAACAAAGACAAGCAGAATCAGTACCGAAATGTATTTTGACCGGGATAAACCAGAAGATAATTGCATGAGTAGTAAAATAATAGTTCTGGTTAACTTAATAAAATTGTCGTGCTAGGTATCAGAAACGAATACTAGCATCTATAAAGTACTAAATAATACTATGTTAAATAATATAGTCTGTTTCTTCGTCTTCAATTTGAGGGAAATATGGGGAAATAAATGAACAGCAAATTTTCAATTTCAAATCTGTTGGTACGGAACGAAACTTCTTCAAACACGATTATTTAATCTATTACTCATCTCCTATTTTTGTGATTCTCACGAATCAATTGAAATGAAATCTTCAAAATATTACATCGCAGCACTTTCTTCATTTTCCATCTGGGGATTCTTCAGTTTTGCACTAAAAGCTTTACACAACTACGCCTCGCTGGATATTTTGTTTTACAGGGTTTTCTTTTGCGCAGTTCTGATGCTGGTTATCAGTCTGCTTTTCAGACAAAAAGTTTTGAAAGAAAATTATGCTTTTTTCAAATCGCTGAATCAGAAAAAGAAAAGAGAAATTGTCGTGGTGACTTTACTGGGAGGCTCGTTACTTACTGCGAACTGGTTCTTTTTTATCTATGCAATCAACCACATCAGCGTAAAAGCGGGATCATTGGCTTATCTGGTTTGTCCAATTCTGACGACGGTGCTGGCTTATTTTATTTTGCATGAAAAACTGAACCGCTGGCAATGGGCAGCCGTAGCGTTAAGTGCATTCAGTTGTTCCATATTGTCTATCGGCCATTTGACAGATCTTTTATACAGTCTCATCATTGCCACTTCCTATGCGCTTTATCTGGTAAGCCAAAAGAAAAGCACAGGATTTGATAAATTCCTGCTGCTTACTTTTCAAATTGTATTTTCGTCTTTACTTCTACTACCCTTTTATCCAGTTTATAGTGCCAACGTTCCCACTGAGATTTCATTTTACGTATTGATTGTAGTCATCGCTATTGTTTTTACCATTGCTCCGCTGTTTTTGAATCTGTATGCTTTGCAGGGCGTCAATTCTTCAACCATGGGCATTCTGCTTTATATCAATCCGCTGATCGGTTTTATAATAGCAGTATTCTATTTCAAAGAAGAAATTACGGGATTGCAACTGGTCGCTTATAGTCTGATTCTGGCAGCAATTGTGATCTTTAACAAGAACTATATTTTCAAAAGTAAGAAGGAACTTTCCGCACTTTAAAATTTTAAATTTATTTTCGATTATAGGGGTATAAGCAGTTACAAATCACATCTTTATCTCAAACCGTCATTTTTGTATTTGCCGTCAAAAAGTAATAGTGATTAGTGCCTGATTTTAGAGTTTGTGAATTGCAACTAAATAATCCTCTATATGAAAACTTTGCTGTTTGTACTATTGCTATCGGCTCCTGCCAGTGATCTTGTTTCTCAAACGATGCCTCCCGGTTCAGGAAAGGAAAACAAAGAAGGAATTCGGGTTTCTCCGAAAGGAATTTACCAGTTTGAAGAATTTAAGGACGGCAAGGTTTATTTCAAAAATGGAAAACATACGCGGGTAAAACTGAATTATAACTATCTGCACGGTGAAGTTGAATATATTGCCGCAAGCCGCGATACCTTGCTGATCACCAACAAAGAATTCATCGACCATATTTCTATTGGCGAAAATATTTTTTATAGCCGGCTTAAAAAGGGAGAAATGGAAGTTGTTGGAAATTTCAATAATGTGCTCCTGGCAAAAAAGAAATACCTGGCAGTAAAAGGAAGTTCCGCGAATATGTCGGAAAGAAAACTGACGGCTACCAGCGAAAGTGCAATCCCAACTTCTCTCTTGATCAATAATCTCAACGGAGAATTTCAGTGGCAAAATAATGCATCACGCCCGGATTATAAATACAAAACTACCTATTACCTGATTGATCAAAATCGCAATTTTCATCCGGCCAGAAGGTCCGGTTTTTCAAAAATCTATGCAAAACAGCAGGATGTGCTATCAGAATTTCTTCGGAAAAATGAAATTGATTTTGATAATGAAGATCAGCTGAAACAGCTTCTGAAATTTTGCAGTGAAATATAATTGGTGGTTCTATTTTGATAAAAATGAAAAAGGGATGTCATTGCCGACATCCCTTTTTCATTGAGATATTCTGATACTAGATTTCTCTGATCCAGATATTACGGAAACTTGTTGTGTTGTTGTGATCCTGCAATCTGATCGGGCCTGGTCCGTGAGGCGTGATCATCGGTTGTCCAATGTAAGGCGTGGTCCCTTGAATTGCTGTATGGTTTTGAACCAAAACACCGTTCAAAAGAACTGTGATATATGGAGGAATTGTCATTTGTCCATCTTTGTTGAAATGCGGAGCAGTATAAACGATGTCGTAAGTCTGCCATTCGCCAGGTCCAACAACCGGGTTTACCAACGGCATTGTTTGTTTGTAAATAGAACCAGCCTGTCCGTTTACATACGTTGGGTTATTGTAGCTGTCAAGTACCTGAAGCTCATAAATTCCCTGCATAAAAATACCGCTGTTTCCACGTCCCTGGCTGCTTCCCTCCACTTTTGCAGGAGTACGCCATTCGATATGAAGCTGATAATCTGAGAAACTTTGTTTGGTAACGATATCACCTTTTTTAGGTGCACAAGTTAACGCGCCGTCAGCAACTGTCCATGGTGCAGGCCCGCCGCCTTCATTGCCTGAAACCCATTGATCAAGATTTTTACCATCAAATAAAACAATTGCATCCGAAGGTGCTGAAAAACCATAACCGGTTGGGGCAGCTTTTCCAGGTGTTACAATGCGAGGAACCGGAGTCCATAATTCGCTAGATTCAGGAGTTTGTTTCGAGGGCTGTAATTGTGCATACGATGCGGCTGTTGTTAACAGACCAGCCACAATCATTGTAATTTTTTTCATAGATTATCAATCGATTTTTATTTGGGATTATAAGATTTAAAAAGAACTGATTTACTCATGTTTTTTAGTCCGCAGGTCAATTCCTTACCTTTGGATGTCTGTAAAAACGTGAATTTCGATCAGAGATTTCAAATTTACGCGTCTTAAATTGCATAATAAGCATAAATATTAAAAATATAAATTGCTGATGTGTTTGCTAAATCGATTTATATCTACTTTTAACTAAAAGTTAAACGCTGACCTTCAAGTTTATGCCTTTATTTTCTATCAATACAAATAGTAAAATGACCCTGACAAAGCTTTTTTCCACCGCCTTTTTTCTTGCTTCACTTAGTTCTTTTGCCCAAAAAGGAACAGAAAATTTTGTCCCTTATGCACATCCACTGGTTGGAACGGCCAAAATGGGACACACCTATCCAGGCGCAACGGTTCCTTTCGGAATGGTTCAGTTGAGTCCGGATACCGATACATTGCCATATGGTGTCAACGGAAAATACAATGCCGATGTTTACAGATTCTGCGCGGGTTATCAATACGACAGCAAAACAATCACAGGTTTCAGTCACACGCATTTCAGCGGAACCGGACATTCGGATCTTGGAGATTTCCTGATTATGCCAACAACGGGAAAACTGCAATTAAATCCCGGAACGGAAGATAAACCGGAAAGCGGCTACCGTTCAGCTTTTTCTCACAAAAACGAAACCTCGGAACCCGCTTATTATAAAGTAAAACTCGACGACCATAATATCACGGCAGAATTAACGACCAGCAACCGTGTTGGGATGCATCAGTATACTTTTCCAAAATCGGATGAGGCGCACGTGATTCTGGATTTAATGGCCGGACTGTATCAATATGACAATAAAAATGTCTGGACTTTTGTACGCGTTGAAAATGATACTTTAATCACCGGATTTCGTCAGACAAACGGTTGGGCTAGGACACGGATCGTTTATTTCGCGATGACTTTCAGTAAACCGTTTAAAAATTACGGTACCAGAATTGACGATAAAAATGTCTATAAAGGTTTCTGGGGAAAGTTCGATCAGGCGCATAATTTCCCGGAAGTGGCTGGAAAAAACCTGAAAATGTATTTTGATTTTCAAACAGCGGAAAACGAAAAGATCAAGATCAAATTTGCCATTTCTCCGGTAAGTACCGAAGGTGCATTGGCGAATATGAAAGCTGAAATTCCGCATTGGGATTTTGACCGTGTCAAACAGGAAGGACAAGCGCTTTGGAACAAAGAATTCAATAAAGTTGCGATCAAAGCGATTAATGAAGATGACAAAGTGAACTTCTACACTGCGATGTATCATTCGTTTTTAGGACCTACCACTTATATGGACGTTGACGGATCTTACAAAGGGATTGATCAAATTGTTCACAAAACGGATAGTTTTACAAATTATACAAGTTTCTCACTTTGGGACACTTACAGAACTTTGCATCCGCTTTTCAACGTTTTGCAGCCAGCCAGAAATGCAGATATGATCAAATCCATGCTGGCGCATTATAACCAAAGTGTGCATAAAATGCTGCCGGTATGGTCGCATTATGGAAATGAAAACTGGTGTATGATCGGCTATCATTCTGTGCCGGTTATTGCGGACGCGGTAATCAAAGGGAATGCTAATTTTGATGTTAACAAAGCGCTGGATGCCTGCGTGACAACAGCCAGAAATAAATATTACGACGGACTGAATTACTACATGGAAAAAGGTTTTGTGCCGGATGACAAAAATTCGTCTTCCGTTTCAAAAACTTTGGAATATGCATATGACGACTGGTGTATCGCGCAAATGGCGAAGAAATTGAACCGTTCTGACATTTATGATGAGTTTATCAAACGTGCTGCTAACTACAAAAATGTTTATGACGCATCCATCGGTTTTATGCGCCCAAAATTGGATGATGGTTCCTGGAGAAAAAACTTTGATCCGCTTGATACGCACGGACAAGGTTTTATTGAGGGAAATTCCTGGAATTACAGTTTGTACGTACCACAGGCACCGACTGATATGATCGAGTTGATGGGTGGAAAAAAACGTTTCACAACCCATCTGGACTCACTTTTCAGCATGAATTTGCCGGATAAATATTTTGAAAATACTGAAGATATATCCCGCGACGGAATCATTGGTAATTATGTTCACGGAAATGAGCCTTCACACCACGTAGCTTATTTGTACAACTGGCTGGATCAACCATGGAAAACGGAGGAAAAAACACGGATGATCCTGAAAGCGATGTACAAATCTTCTGTTGATGGATTAGGTGGAAATGATGATTTCGGACAAATGAGCGCCTGGTTTATTTTCAGCTCACTGGGTTTTTATCCGGTAGCACCAGGTTCAGATCAATATATTTTTACCAGTCCAACGGTACAAAATGCAAAGCTTAATCTTGAAAACGGTAAGACTTTTGAAATCGATGTAAAAGACCAGAGCGATAAAAATGTGTATATTCAGAAAATTGAACTGAACGGTAAAGTTCTGACCCGCAATTACATTACGCATGCAGAAATCATGGACGGAGGCAGGATCAATTTCGTTATGGGTGCCAAACCGAACAAGAAAAGAGTGGCGGCAGAATCAGTTAAGAAATGATTCCGTATATTGCTTTCTGAATTTTTTGTATAAAATATAGGAGTAAAAATTCATTGAGAACCCCGTTTTCAGTGAATTTTTATTTTAGTCAAATTAACGTCCGCCTTTAATAAAAATGAGTAAAAAACTTTCCATACGGGATATCGGAAAAGAATTAGGAATATCAATCACGACTGTTTCTTTCATTTTAAACGGTAAGGCCAAGGAAAAACGAATCAGTGAGGCACTTACAGAAAAGGTTTTGAAATTTGTCGAAGAGGTGAATTTCAAACCCAATATGATGGCTCAGGGATTACGGACGGGCAAATCCAAAATCATCTGTCTGATGGTGGAAGATATTTCCAATAACCTTCTTTTTGCCCAGGTTGCAAGATTGATTGAGGAGGAAGCGCATAGTAAAGGTTACCGCATTATTTATTGCAGCACGGATAACAAAACAGAAAAAGCCATAGAACTCATCCGCCTTTTTCGTGATCGCTCCATTGACGGATTTATTATCACACCTCCGGAAGGAATTGAAGATGAAATCCAATCGCTTATTGATGAGGATATTCCCGTTGTTCTGATTGACAGAAATCTTCCAAAACTGAAATGTAATTATGTTGGTATTGAAAACCTGAACAGCAGCTACCAGGCAATTAACCACTTAATCACGAACGGCTTTAATAATATTGCTTTTGTATCAATTGAATCTGATCAGATGCAAATGGTCGACCGGCAGGGTGGCTATGATAAAGCAGTCTCAGGTGCGGGTTTGAAATCATTCGTCAAAAAACTCAATTTTTATAACAGTCCGGAACAAAACGTAAGCGAAATTGCTTCATTTCTTACTGATAACAAGGAAATTGACGCAGTTTTCTTTTCAACCAATTACATCGGTGTCTGGGGTTTACAGGCAATTAAAAGTCTGAAACTGAATATCCCAAACGATATTGCCGTCGTATCCTTTGATGATCACGACTTGTTTAAATTTTATAGTCCGTCTATCACCGTTATAGCCCAACCCGTTCCGGAGCTGTCAACGCATATTATCAGACTTATGCTGAATGCTTTGAAAGAAAAAGATACCAATATTCATGAAATTATTCTTCCTGCACAGCTGATTATCAGGGATTCTTCAACAAAAGCGGTTTCCTGAAATCATATTAATAATATGTAAATAATAAAGCCACTATTGAAAAATTATTAATATCTAAGTAAGTTTACTAAACCGATTTAGTTTTGTGCGTTAAAATTCACTCCCCGATTACACTGAAAAATACCCAAATCATCAAGATATAATTATTCCTTACGTTTAGCTTTTTCCGGCAGATCCAGCAGCGGTTCATCAACAAACCGCAGGCTGGATCTGTCAATATTCAGACTAGTCGTATTTTGATTTTAAGAAGTATTCAGATTGATAATAATTCAACCTGAAACTTTTCTTGTGTATTATGGAATAGTGTGTTAAAATGGTTGATA
The nucleotide sequence above comes from Dyadobacter subterraneus. Encoded proteins:
- a CDS encoding LuxR C-terminal-related transcriptional regulator, which encodes MNKWKILIADSHAIVRVGLLELASESFIVEEPIQTSSLDETLLAVKQNSDLNLVILGSNLGQLDELIGDIREFSPKVRILVFAKNLHYPHAISYLIAGANGFLTQNASAEEIVGAITKVLNNERYLCLELLEAMAQETFLNNVHRRKISPHKNKTDTPNSLNDKLSKRQKEIVDYLIKGESVSAIASHLNIKISTVGTHKSIVFEKLGVKNVLELIEMYYGDLVM
- a CDS encoding murein L,D-transpeptidase catalytic domain family protein, with the translated sequence MTKAQVVVLVMVVALSVSFGFQKINPLFVSSSYQIQKDTVSIDSDSVEKPEWAMLYDSLDLKKQGLSETAFLYAWYGFHKMKLDKQIMAIADFSQSSCKKRLYVIDLIKKKLILNTFVAHGRNSGQEYAKEFSNDNSSFQSSLGFYKTLGTYQGKHGLSLRLEGLEKGINDRAYERAIVMHGADYVSEDFIKNTGRLGRSQGCPAVSIADSKKLIQLLYDGAGLFIYSQNPRYFKSSALLSGINMIKEKGQTLGASLLYTSAK
- a CDS encoding L,D-transpeptidase family protein, encoding MQLSSGLSRSKYISVLILLVFVVLQSCKKDVEKMTTQELVKELSKEKKYTALLEYAGNAGVKTEKFAFKESDAPVFALLEETGYGHQPSLRYINKKVKADTVILKEAAIALVKGESLEKVMEKLEPEYPVYKNLKRHYTRLIGENKKDSAAVVAESINAYRWIHRQAGDAPRLVMVNIRGAYLTGMDADGKDGITMRTVAGKFDTQTPTIDTYATSIVTHPYWNVPKSIAIKEIFPKAAKDEEYLSRNKIEVIDKKGQVVDAGEIDWESMTPEEFPYRFRQETGGDNSLGLLKVEIKNPLAIYLHDTNARYLFNTDQRWRSHGCVRVQHPTELANFMAGEQLLDNDSLMEPDTTSIPPKWHKLKKRIPVFLLYLGADCNEKGDLLYFADVYKRDAPRV
- a CDS encoding EamA family transporter; the protein is MKSSKYYIAALSSFSIWGFFSFALKALHNYASLDILFYRVFFCAVLMLVISLLFRQKVLKENYAFFKSLNQKKKREIVVVTLLGGSLLTANWFFFIYAINHISVKAGSLAYLVCPILTTVLAYFILHEKLNRWQWAAVALSAFSCSILSIGHLTDLLYSLIIATSYALYLVSQKKSTGFDKFLLLTFQIVFSSLLLLPFYPVYSANVPTEISFYVLIVVIAIVFTIAPLFLNLYALQGVNSSTMGILLYINPLIGFIIAVFYFKEEITGLQLVAYSLILAAIVIFNKNYIFKSKKELSAL
- a CDS encoding 3-keto-disaccharide hydrolase, encoding MKKITMIVAGLLTTAASYAQLQPSKQTPESSELWTPVPRIVTPGKAAPTGYGFSAPSDAIVLFDGKNLDQWVSGNEGGGPAPWTVADGALTCAPKKGDIVTKQSFSDYQLHIEWRTPAKVEGSSQGRGNSGIFMQGIYELQVLDSYNNPTYVNGQAGSIYKQTMPLVNPVVGPGEWQTYDIVYTAPHFNKDGQMTIPPYITVLLNGVLVQNHTAIQGTTPYIGQPMITPHGPGPIRLQDHNNTTSFRNIWIREI
- a CDS encoding GH92 family glycosyl hydrolase, with amino-acid sequence MPLFSINTNSKMTLTKLFSTAFFLASLSSFAQKGTENFVPYAHPLVGTAKMGHTYPGATVPFGMVQLSPDTDTLPYGVNGKYNADVYRFCAGYQYDSKTITGFSHTHFSGTGHSDLGDFLIMPTTGKLQLNPGTEDKPESGYRSAFSHKNETSEPAYYKVKLDDHNITAELTTSNRVGMHQYTFPKSDEAHVILDLMAGLYQYDNKNVWTFVRVENDTLITGFRQTNGWARTRIVYFAMTFSKPFKNYGTRIDDKNVYKGFWGKFDQAHNFPEVAGKNLKMYFDFQTAENEKIKIKFAISPVSTEGALANMKAEIPHWDFDRVKQEGQALWNKEFNKVAIKAINEDDKVNFYTAMYHSFLGPTTYMDVDGSYKGIDQIVHKTDSFTNYTSFSLWDTYRTLHPLFNVLQPARNADMIKSMLAHYNQSVHKMLPVWSHYGNENWCMIGYHSVPVIADAVIKGNANFDVNKALDACVTTARNKYYDGLNYYMEKGFVPDDKNSSSVSKTLEYAYDDWCIAQMAKKLNRSDIYDEFIKRAANYKNVYDASIGFMRPKLDDGSWRKNFDPLDTHGQGFIEGNSWNYSLYVPQAPTDMIELMGGKKRFTTHLDSLFSMNLPDKYFENTEDISRDGIIGNYVHGNEPSHHVAYLYNWLDQPWKTEEKTRMILKAMYKSSVDGLGGNDDFGQMSAWFIFSSLGFYPVAPGSDQYIFTSPTVQNAKLNLENGKTFEIDVKDQSDKNVYIQKIELNGKVLTRNYITHAEIMDGGRINFVMGAKPNKKRVAAESVKK
- a CDS encoding LacI family DNA-binding transcriptional regulator, which encodes MSKKLSIRDIGKELGISITTVSFILNGKAKEKRISEALTEKVLKFVEEVNFKPNMMAQGLRTGKSKIICLMVEDISNNLLFAQVARLIEEEAHSKGYRIIYCSTDNKTEKAIELIRLFRDRSIDGFIITPPEGIEDEIQSLIDEDIPVVLIDRNLPKLKCNYVGIENLNSSYQAINHLITNGFNNIAFVSIESDQMQMVDRQGGYDKAVSGAGLKSFVKKLNFYNSPEQNVSEIASFLTDNKEIDAVFFSTNYIGVWGLQAIKSLKLNIPNDIAVVSFDDHDLFKFYSPSITVIAQPVPELSTHIIRLMLNALKEKDTNIHEIILPAQLIIRDSSTKAVS